The genome window TAACCACCCCATAATATTTGCCGTATTTTTTCTAATAGTGGTTCACTAATGGAAAAACTACCCTTAACTTGCAAATCATGCATCCATTCACTTAATAAATTACCATTCCGCTCCGTCATTTCAAACAAAAAACGTTCCAAATTACTGGAAATAAGGATATCCATAGAGGGACTAATCGTTTGCTTAAGGGAACGCTGGCGATTATAAACACCACTATGAAAAAAATCAGTAAGTACCTTATTTTCATTAGAAGCACAAATTAACTTTCCTACTGGCACACCCATTTGGGCCGCATACCAGGCAGCCAAAATATTACCAAAATTACCTGTAGGTACCACAATATTTATGGCTTGGCCAAAATCTATCCCTCCCCCACTAACTAAATTTAAATAAGCAAAAACATAATAAACAATTTGCGGAACCAAACGCCCCCAATTAATCGAATTAGCTGAAGACAAAAGATATCCCTTTTCAGCTAAAAAGGAACGAAATTCTTGTTCCCCAAAAAGTGCTTTTACCGCGTTTTGACAATCATCAAAATTGCCCTTTACCCCCACCACATGTACATTTTTCCCCGTGGTTGTAATCATTTGTTTTTCCTGTAGACAACTAACCCCCTGATAAGGATAAAAACAAACAATTTGCAATCCCGGCACATTTTTAAAACCCTCTAAAGCCGCCTTACCTGTATCACCAGAGGTAGCTACCAAAATAATTACCTCTTTAGAAACCTGCGTTTTCTCCAAGGCAGCAGAAAGTAAATGAGGCATTAATTGTAATGCCAAATCCTTAAAGGCTGCCGTAGGCCCATGCCATAATTCTAAAAAATAGGTCCTTGCAGTTAAACGATACAAAGGGGCTATAGCTCGCCAGTTTTGCTTATCCCCATAAGCCTTATTTATACAAGCCTTTATTTCTTCCCTACTATAATCATCTAAATAAAGACTTAATACTTCCAAAGCTACTTCCTCATAAGATTTACCTAATAAGGATTCTAAATTTTTTATTACTGGAATTTTTTCCGGTACAAACAAACCACCATTAGGTACCATGCCTAATTTAATAGCTTGTGAAGCATTTACTGACTGATAATTATTTCTAGTGCTAATATACATTCTGTTCTCTCCATCCCAATTATTTTTCAAACATATCTATTTTACCATATTCTCAGGTAAGTGTACAAAAAATATTGTACTCGGAATAAGCTTACCACTTCTTACTAGGCTGATCCCTTTTTCAAGAAATTAATAACTAGCTGTTTCAATAAACAGCTCAATAAATTTCTCCGAACAAAACCTAATTCAAATTTTCTCACCAGAAACAAACTGAATAATGGCAGTCAAATAATGGGCTCCTTTAACTAAATCCTTGATCTTAATAGATTCTTTACAAGTATGAGCATTACACATCCCAATCCCTAAGTTAACCGTAGGTAAACCGCGTGCATTAAAATAATTGGCATCACTTGCCCCCCCAGAAGCAACCAGCTTTGGTTGTAAACCTAGGGCTTTCGCGGCCCCTATAGCTGCCTTGACTACCGATTCACTTTTAGCCAATTTAAAAGCCGAATATTCCCGCTCAGTCTCTATAGTTAACACTGCACCTGTTTTCTGACAAGCTCTTTCCAAACAACTTACCATTTCTTTAACCTGTTTAATCAATTTTTTTTCAGATAAACTGCGGGCTTCTCCGGCAAGCTCTACCCGATCGCAAATAATGTTGGTTACTTCTCCACCTTTAATTATCCCTATATTTGCCGTAGTTTCTTCATCAATTCGCTGTAAATTCATTTGACTAATTGCCTCAGCGGCAGTGCGAATGGCACAAATCCCCTTTTCCGGCTCCATACCGGCATGAGCTGCTTTACCGTGAATAATAACATTAAGCGTTTCCTGTACAGGTGCTTGATTAATTATCGTACCTGGTGCCCCATCACTATCTAACACAAAACCAAAAGCGGCCCTTAATAAATTTAAATCTAAATAACGAGCCCCCAAAAGACCAATTTCTTCTCCAATGGTAAAGACTATTTCTAAATCACCATGTGCTATTTTTTCTTCTTGCAAATGACGCAAGGTTTCTAAAATAATAGCAATCCCGGCTTTATCATCCCCACCTAAAATTGTCTCCCCATCACTATAAATAACTCCATTTTCAATACATGGTTTAATACATACACCTAAAGGTACAGTATCCATATGTGCCGAAATAAAAATAACCGGGGCCCCCCTTTTTTCACCCGGCAATCTAGCAATTATATTGCCGGCATCAGAACCAGCTTTTTTTCCCGCCTTTTGGTCAATAATTACTTCTAGACCCATAGTACGCAGCTTATTTTCTAAATATGCTGCAAACTTACCTTCTTGTCTACTCAAACTATCAATTTGTACCATTTCTATAAATTCCTGCACTAAACGTTTTTCTTGAATCATCATTTCACCCCCATGCTAATTATTTGCCTTTAACTTCCCTTTTACCTCCCAAAACGCTTAATTAGACAAACTTATTTTTTAAGGTTATAATAGAACCAACCTGATTACAAGGAGTTCGTTCTGCGTAAAAGGGGGAAGAAAGCATAGTGGCTTCTCCTTTTTAAGGAGTGGCCATTTTTTTTGGGGGAAAATTATGCAGACACTAATTGAACAATTAAAAAACGAACCTCCTTGGGCTTTAGCCGACAAAATCAGAGCAAAGTATTGTGGAAAGGAGGTTCAGATTAGGGGCATCATCGAATTTTCCAATTACTGTTTTCGCAATTGCCTCTATTGTGGTTTGCGAAAGGACAACAAGGCTTTAAAAAGGTACCGTTTGGAACCTGATGAAATTATAGCCATAGCTCAAAAGGCCTTTCAAGTAGGTTACAAAACCATAGTTTTGCAATCTGGAGAAGATCCCTATTATACACAAGAAATGATTACCTATATTATCAAAGGAATTAAAAAAATAGGTGATCTTGCCATTACCCTAAGTCTTGGTGAAAGAGAATATCAAGAATATGCTTGTTGGAAAAAAGCAGGTGCCGACCGCTATTTACTCAAACATGAAACTGCTGATCCCAAATTATATGCCCAATTACATCCCCAAGCCTCATTAGAAAAAAGATTACAATCATTATACCAATTAAAAGAATTAGGTTATCAAACCGGAAGTGGTTTTATTGTAGGCCTACCTGGTCAGACAGTAGAAACTATTGCCCAAGATTTATTAATCTTTAAAAAACTAGACGTGGAAATGGCCGGTATTGGTCCTTTTATTCCTCATCCTGATACACCTTTAGGAAAAAACAAAATTACCAAAGAAAGTATTTCCTTAACCCTAAAAGCAATTGCCCTCAGCAGAATTATGCTCAAAAGAACACATTTGCCTACTACTACTGCCCTGGAAGTAGCAGCTCGGGTAAATGCTTTTCAAATCGGGGCCAATGTAATTATGAGAAAAGTAATTCCTTGGTCTTATCGAAAACTATATGAAATTTACCCCCAAACTTTAGGGAAAGAAAAAACTCTGCTAGAAGAAAGAAAGGCAGTAGAAAAATATATTAAAGCTTGTGGGCGAATTGTCTCCCAAACTAGGGGAGACGCCATTTTACTAAATGAGGAGTTGATCTGATGACTATTATTAACGAAGAGGCTCTTTGGTCTGCCTTAACAAAAGGACAGAAAAAAGTAAAAGATCGGGCTTATGTACAAGCCCTACTGGCCAAAGCAAAAGAAGCTAAAGGCCTTTCTTATCAAGAATCCGCAGTGCTTTTACATTTAGAGGATCAAGATTTACTAGCCGAAATGTTCCAAACCGCAAGGACAATCAAAGAAAATATTTATGGGAAACGAATTGTTCTTTTTGCTCCCCTTTATGTTAGTAACTACTGTGTAAATAATTGCACCTATTGTGGTTATCAACAAAAAAATAAAGAATTAAAAAGGAAAAAATTAAGTAAGGAAGATTTGATTGAAGAGGTACGCATCCTAGAATCCTTAGGACATAAAAGATTAGCCTTAGAAGCCGGGGAAGATGATCACAATTGTTCTTTAGACTATATTTTGGATTGCATTCAAACCATTTATTCCATAAAATTTGATAATGGGGCCATTCGCAGAATTAATGTCAATATCGCCGCTACCACGGAAGAAAATTACCGCCGTTTAAAAGAAGCCGAAATCGGCACCTATATTCTTTTTCAGGAAACATACCATCAAGAAACTTACAAAAAAGTACACCCCCGAGGCCCAAAACACAATTACAAATGGCATTTAACTGCCATGGATCGGGCCTTAAAAGCAGGAATTGACGATGTGGGGATTGGTGTACTCTATGGTCTTTATGATCATAAATTTGATACCCTAGCTATGATTAAACATGCCGAACATTTGGACAACACCCATGGGGTCGGACCACATACTATTTCGGTACCACGCTTGAGAGCCGCCGCCGGTATTAATCTAAAGACCTTCCCTTATTTAGTAAATGACCAAGATTTCAAA of Clostridia bacterium contains these proteins:
- a CDS encoding threonine synthase, with amino-acid sequence MYISTRNNYQSVNASQAIKLGMVPNGGLFVPEKIPVIKNLESLLGKSYEEVALEVLSLYLDDYSREEIKACINKAYGDKQNWRAIAPLYRLTARTYFLELWHGPTAAFKDLALQLMPHLLSAALEKTQVSKEVIILVATSGDTGKAALEGFKNVPGLQIVCFYPYQGVSCLQEKQMITTTGKNVHVVGVKGNFDDCQNAVKALFGEQEFRSFLAEKGYLLSSANSINWGRLVPQIVYYVFAYLNLVSGGGIDFGQAINIVVPTGNFGNILAAWYAAQMGVPVGKLICASNENKVLTDFFHSGVYNRQRSLKQTISPSMDILISSNLERFLFEMTERNGNLLSEWMHDLQVKGSFSISEPLLEKIRQILWGGYAAETETLAMINNIYLKSGYLLDPHTAVGMKVYEQYAVETRDDRATIVVSTASPFKFAASVLRAFPDVKISGQTDEFALLRKLSKKSGWSIHPVLLDLHEKPILHARLASKTEIKQELLNILGTFIP
- a CDS encoding M20/M25/M40 family metallo-hydrolase, producing MIQEKRLVQEFIEMVQIDSLSRQEGKFAAYLENKLRTMGLEVIIDQKAGKKAGSDAGNIIARLPGEKRGAPVIFISAHMDTVPLGVCIKPCIENGVIYSDGETILGGDDKAGIAIILETLRHLQEEKIAHGDLEIVFTIGEEIGLLGARYLDLNLLRAAFGFVLDSDGAPGTIINQAPVQETLNVIIHGKAAHAGMEPEKGICAIRTAAEAISQMNLQRIDEETTANIGIIKGGEVTNIICDRVELAGEARSLSEKKLIKQVKEMVSCLERACQKTGAVLTIETEREYSAFKLAKSESVVKAAIGAAKALGLQPKLVASGGASDANYFNARGLPTVNLGIGMCNAHTCKESIKIKDLVKGAHYLTAIIQFVSGEKI
- the hydE gene encoding [FeFe] hydrogenase H-cluster radical SAM maturase HydE, with the protein product MQTLIEQLKNEPPWALADKIRAKYCGKEVQIRGIIEFSNYCFRNCLYCGLRKDNKALKRYRLEPDEIIAIAQKAFQVGYKTIVLQSGEDPYYTQEMITYIIKGIKKIGDLAITLSLGEREYQEYACWKKAGADRYLLKHETADPKLYAQLHPQASLEKRLQSLYQLKELGYQTGSGFIVGLPGQTVETIAQDLLIFKKLDVEMAGIGPFIPHPDTPLGKNKITKESISLTLKAIALSRIMLKRTHLPTTTALEVAARVNAFQIGANVIMRKVIPWSYRKLYEIYPQTLGKEKTLLEERKAVEKYIKACGRIVSQTRGDAILLNEELI
- the hydG gene encoding [FeFe] hydrogenase H-cluster radical SAM maturase HydG, giving the protein MTIINEEALWSALTKGQKKVKDRAYVQALLAKAKEAKGLSYQESAVLLHLEDQDLLAEMFQTARTIKENIYGKRIVLFAPLYVSNYCVNNCTYCGYQQKNKELKRKKLSKEDLIEEVRILESLGHKRLALEAGEDDHNCSLDYILDCIQTIYSIKFDNGAIRRINVNIAATTEENYRRLKEAEIGTYILFQETYHQETYKKVHPRGPKHNYKWHLTAMDRALKAGIDDVGIGVLYGLYDHKFDTLAMIKHAEHLDNTHGVGPHTISVPRLRAAAGINLKTFPYLVNDQDFKKIVAVLRLTVPYTGMILSTREVPQFRDEVIALGISQISAGSCTGVGGYKKGDSGQFEIEDHRSPAEILKSLCLSGYIPSYCTACYRKGRTGDQFMPLAKSGEIHNVCLPNAILTFKEFLLDYADSELKKIGDQTINQALESIPKKATRLATQKYLSKLEQGERDFYF